The Streptomyces cynarae genome contains a region encoding:
- a CDS encoding GlsB/YeaQ/YmgE family stress response membrane protein yields the protein MEISGIISAIVIGLIIGVLGRLVVPGRQHIGILWTIVVGIVAALIGAGIASAVGVADTKGVDWIEWLIQIALAALGIAALDRAKTAHR from the coding sequence ATGGAGATCTCGGGCATCATCAGTGCCATCGTCATCGGGCTCATCATCGGCGTCCTGGGGCGGCTCGTCGTCCCCGGACGCCAGCACATCGGCATCCTGTGGACGATCGTCGTCGGCATCGTGGCAGCTTTGATAGGCGCCGGGATCGCCTCCGCGGTCGGCGTGGCCGACACCAAGGGAGTGGACTGGATCGAGTGGCTCATCCAGATCGCTCTGGCGGCACTCGGCATCGCGGCGCTGGACCGGGCGAAGACAGCTCATCGCTGA
- a CDS encoding ATP-binding protein, with amino-acid sequence MDHAEALLIGGRAGVGKTTVGWEVSARLRAAEVAHAVIDGDFMGQVHPAPDGDPHRAEITERNLTAVWRNYASLGCRRLVYTNTVSVLDESAGMFRRAMGPQARLVRVLLTAADDTIALRLKGRELGSELEQELRASTYKARLLDARAPVDTVRVATDGRDVVDITREVLAATGWV; translated from the coding sequence ATGGATCACGCGGAAGCGCTGCTCATCGGTGGACGCGCCGGTGTCGGCAAGACGACGGTCGGCTGGGAGGTGTCGGCACGGCTGCGGGCCGCCGAAGTCGCCCACGCCGTGATCGACGGCGACTTCATGGGACAGGTGCACCCGGCGCCGGACGGTGATCCCCACCGCGCCGAGATCACCGAACGCAACCTCACCGCCGTGTGGCGGAACTACGCCTCGCTCGGCTGTCGGCGGCTCGTCTACACGAACACGGTCAGCGTGCTCGACGAGTCCGCGGGCATGTTCCGGCGGGCGATGGGCCCGCAGGCTCGGCTCGTCCGTGTGCTGCTGACCGCGGCCGACGACACGATCGCCCTCCGACTGAAGGGCCGTGAACTCGGGTCGGAGCTGGAGCAGGAGCTGCGCGCCAGCACGTACAAGGCGCGGCTGCTGGACGCGCGGGCGCCCGTCGACACCGTGCGGGTGGCGACCGACGGGCGTGACGTCGTCGACATCACGCGAGAGGTGCTGGCCGCCACCGGGTGGGTGTGA
- a CDS encoding chaplin, with amino-acid sequence MIAVAAASGAMAVALPAHADSAADGTAAGSPGLISGSTLQVPVHVPVNVCGNTVDVVGLLNPAAGNACENRGAGRSGAGQGTVSGGGATAHTGGKDSSGALSGNGLQLPVDIPVNVTGNSVSVAGAGNASVGNTSTNTSSTARPAAPPKAHTPVRTAPPVQQAQVTLAHTGADVTLPALAGSGALLLGGTLLYRRFRSSATR; translated from the coding sequence TTGATCGCCGTGGCCGCCGCCTCGGGGGCGATGGCCGTGGCGCTGCCGGCGCACGCGGACTCCGCGGCGGACGGTACGGCAGCGGGTTCGCCCGGGCTGATCTCCGGCAGCACCCTCCAGGTCCCGGTGCACGTGCCGGTCAATGTGTGCGGCAACACCGTGGACGTCGTGGGGCTGCTGAACCCGGCGGCGGGAAACGCCTGCGAGAACCGGGGCGCGGGCCGGTCCGGCGCCGGGCAGGGGACGGTGTCCGGGGGCGGTGCCACCGCGCACACCGGCGGAAAGGATTCCTCGGGCGCACTCTCCGGCAACGGCCTGCAACTCCCGGTCGACATCCCCGTGAACGTCACCGGCAACTCGGTCAGCGTCGCCGGGGCCGGCAACGCGTCGGTGGGCAACACCTCCACGAACACCTCGAGCACGGCCCGCCCCGCCGCACCGCCGAAGGCGCACACCCCCGTGCGGACGGCGCCACCGGTGCAGCAGGCCCAGGTCACCCTCGCCCACACGGGCGCGGACGTGACCCTGCCCGCGCTCGCGGGAAGCGGGGCCCTGCTGCTCGGCGGGACGCTGCTGTACCGGCGCTTCCGGTCGTCAGCGACCCGCTAG
- a CDS encoding GNAT family N-acetyltransferase gives MDHAAVLALYDRDMREGARPDEPGARIERDTAVVRRTGPPHGWNGVVWSDLDETTADTAIAQQVAYFTGLGREFEWKLYGHDLPVDLGERLRAAGFTPEPEETLMVAEAADLTLDVEVPDGIRIVPVTDPAGVDLVTDVHEKAFGTDGTRLRHQLLAGLAGDRDDVVAVVALAGDEPVSSARLELVPGTRFAGLWGGGTVPHWRGRGLYRALVAHRAEVAASRGYRYIQVDATDQSRPILTRLGFEPLTTTTPYVYKP, from the coding sequence ATGGATCACGCTGCCGTACTGGCCCTGTACGACCGGGACATGCGGGAGGGCGCACGGCCCGACGAGCCCGGTGCCCGCATCGAGCGGGACACGGCGGTGGTCCGCCGGACCGGCCCGCCGCACGGCTGGAACGGAGTCGTCTGGTCGGACCTGGACGAGACCACGGCGGACACCGCGATCGCCCAGCAGGTCGCGTACTTCACCGGGCTCGGCCGCGAGTTCGAATGGAAGCTGTACGGGCACGACCTCCCGGTGGATCTCGGCGAGCGGCTGCGGGCGGCGGGGTTCACCCCCGAGCCCGAGGAGACACTGATGGTCGCGGAGGCGGCCGACCTGACCCTCGACGTCGAGGTGCCCGACGGCATTCGGATCGTGCCGGTCACCGATCCGGCGGGCGTCGACCTCGTGACGGACGTCCACGAGAAGGCCTTCGGCACGGACGGCACCCGGCTGCGCCACCAGCTTCTCGCCGGGCTCGCCGGTGACCGGGACGACGTCGTCGCCGTGGTGGCCCTCGCGGGCGACGAACCGGTGAGCTCGGCCCGTCTGGAACTGGTCCCCGGCACCCGCTTCGCGGGACTGTGGGGCGGCGGCACCGTCCCCCACTGGCGGGGCCGAGGCCTCTACCGTGCCCTGGTCGCCCACCGCGCCGAGGTCGCGGCCTCCCGCGGCTACCGCTACATCCAGGTCGACGCGACCGACCAGAGCCGTCCGATCCTGACCCGCCTCGGCTTCGAACCCCTGACCACCACGACGCCCTACGTGTACAAGCCCTAG
- a CDS encoding immune inhibitor A: MLGLTRPRHRLATVLTVCGLLATGTAVQATTAATEAHAATPHRVLFDNAHAETAGNADWIISTSQPDPLGQDSTPSAETDWTGALSSWGVALQKTGNYSLKTLPSGSSLSYGGSSSLDLTNFDTLVLPEPNTLFTTAEKTAIMNFVKNGGGLFMISDHTGADRNNDGYDAVEILNDLMTNNSVDSTDPFGFSIDSLNITSGYPAAISDSTDPVLHGSFGTVTKSLIANGTTATLKPSDNSSVKGLLYRSGYSGNTGAFFLTSAFGSGRVAFWGDSSPIDDGTGQSGNTLYDGWNDSGATNAALALNATEWLSGASGSSGGGTGGGGSTSCTAAQLLGNNGFESGSTTWTTSSGVITNSGSESPRTGSYYAWLDGYGSAHTDTLSQTVTVPSACTSATLSFYLHIDTAETTTSTAYDTLKVQLLNSSGTVLSTLATYSNLNAAGGYTQRSFDLAGYAGQTVTLKFTGTEGSSLQTSFVLDDTALNVS, from the coding sequence ATGCTCGGACTCACCAGGCCCCGCCACAGACTCGCCACGGTCCTCACCGTGTGCGGCCTGCTCGCCACGGGGACCGCCGTCCAGGCCACCACGGCCGCGACCGAGGCCCACGCGGCCACCCCGCACCGCGTCCTGTTCGACAACGCGCACGCGGAGACCGCCGGCAACGCCGACTGGATCATCTCCACCAGCCAGCCCGACCCGCTCGGCCAGGACTCCACGCCGTCCGCCGAGACGGACTGGACCGGAGCCCTCTCCTCCTGGGGCGTCGCCCTGCAGAAGACCGGCAACTACAGCCTCAAGACACTGCCGTCGGGCTCCAGCCTCAGCTACGGCGGTTCCTCCTCGCTGGACCTGACGAACTTCGACACCCTCGTCCTGCCCGAACCGAACACCCTCTTCACCACCGCCGAGAAGACGGCGATCATGAACTTCGTCAAGAACGGCGGCGGACTGTTCATGATCTCCGACCACACCGGCGCCGACCGCAACAACGACGGCTACGACGCGGTCGAGATCCTCAACGACCTGATGACCAACAACAGTGTCGACTCCACCGATCCGTTCGGCTTCTCCATCGACTCGCTGAACATCACCTCCGGCTACCCGGCCGCGATCAGCGACAGCACCGACCCGGTGCTGCACGGCTCCTTCGGCACCGTCACCAAGAGCCTCATCGCCAACGGGACCACCGCCACGCTCAAGCCGTCCGACAACTCCTCCGTCAAGGGTCTGCTCTACCGCAGCGGCTACTCGGGCAACACCGGCGCCTTCTTCCTGACGTCCGCCTTCGGCAGCGGCCGGGTCGCCTTCTGGGGCGACAGCTCACCCATCGACGACGGCACCGGCCAGTCCGGCAACACGCTGTACGACGGCTGGAACGACTCCGGCGCCACCAACGCCGCCCTGGCCCTGAACGCCACCGAATGGCTGTCCGGAGCGAGCGGCAGCAGCGGCGGCGGAACCGGCGGCGGAGGCTCGACCTCCTGCACCGCCGCCCAGCTCCTCGGCAACAACGGCTTCGAGTCCGGCAGCACCACCTGGACCACCAGCAGCGGCGTCATCACCAACTCCGGCAGCGAGTCGCCCCGTACGGGCTCGTACTACGCCTGGCTGGACGGCTACGGCTCCGCGCACACCGACACCCTCTCCCAGACGGTGACCGTCCCGTCCGCCTGCACCTCCGCCACCCTGAGCTTCTACCTGCACATCGACACGGCGGAGACCACCACGAGTACGGCGTACGACACGCTCAAGGTCCAGCTACTGAACAGTTCCGGCACGGTCCTGAGCACCCTGGCGACGTACTCCAACCTCAACGCCGCCGGCGGTTACACCCAGCGCAGCTTCGACCTGGCGGGCTACGCCGGACAGACCGTCACCCTCAAGTTCACCGGCACCGAGGGCTCCAGCCTCCAGACGTCGTTCGTCCTCGACGACACGGCGCTCAACGTGAGCTGA
- a CDS encoding GNAT family N-acetyltransferase — MSSAGPDDLVVTRATLDDWPVISGWAADEGWNPGLSDGAAFFAQDPEGFFIGRLDGEPVSAVSVVTYGADYAFLGCYLVRPDLRGRGLGLTTWKTGLAHAGDRTVGLDGVVAQQDNYRRSGFEAAHRTVRFTGAVPTGESVSGVRPAERADFDAIAAYDSACCPADRPGFLKHWLTTPGHRVFVRPGDGRLTGYAVIRPARDALRIGPLFADSAEDADALFAALAAEAAGREIAVDVPEPNTAAVALAERAGLTPSFETARMYTGPVRSFAEERVYGVTTLELG, encoded by the coding sequence ATGAGCTCTGCGGGTCCCGATGACCTGGTCGTCACCCGGGCCACGCTCGACGACTGGCCGGTGATCAGCGGCTGGGCCGCGGACGAGGGCTGGAACCCCGGTCTGTCCGACGGCGCCGCCTTCTTCGCCCAGGACCCCGAGGGCTTCTTCATCGGCCGGCTCGACGGCGAGCCCGTCTCGGCGGTCTCCGTCGTCACCTACGGCGCCGACTACGCCTTCCTCGGCTGCTACCTCGTACGGCCGGACCTGCGCGGTCGCGGCCTGGGACTGACCACCTGGAAGACGGGGCTGGCCCACGCCGGCGACCGTACGGTCGGCCTCGACGGCGTGGTCGCCCAGCAGGACAACTACCGCCGCTCCGGCTTCGAAGCGGCCCACCGCACCGTACGGTTCACCGGAGCCGTCCCCACCGGGGAGTCCGTGTCCGGCGTGCGCCCGGCCGAGAGGGCCGACTTCGACGCCATCGCGGCGTACGACAGTGCCTGCTGTCCCGCCGACCGCCCCGGCTTCCTGAAGCACTGGCTCACCACCCCCGGCCACCGGGTCTTCGTCCGTCCCGGCGACGGCCGCCTCACCGGTTACGCGGTGATCCGGCCCGCCCGCGACGCGCTGCGCATCGGGCCCCTGTTCGCCGACAGCGCCGAGGACGCCGACGCCCTCTTCGCAGCGCTGGCCGCCGAAGCCGCGGGACGGGAGATCGCCGTCGACGTGCCCGAACCGAACACGGCGGCCGTCGCCCTCGCCGAACGCGCGGGCCTCACCCCGTCGTTCGAAACAGCGCGCATGTACACGGGACCGGTCAGATCCTTCGCCGAGGAGCGCGTGTACGGGGTGACCACCCTGGAACTCGGCTAG
- the asnB gene encoding asparagine synthase (glutamine-hydrolyzing), producing MCGITGWVSYDRDLRTETATLDAMTRTMACRGPDDSGTWIGGAAALGHRRLAIIDLPGGRQPMTAETPEGTVALVYSGETYNFTELRRELTALGHRFTTDSDTEVVLRAYLEWGDGLAERLNGMYAFAVWDGRRDTLVMIRDRMGIKPFYYHPTSDGVLFGSEPKAILANPLAPARVRLDGLRELLALVKTPGHAVWDGMREVEPGTVVTVDRQGVHRRVYWRLETRPHTDDRDTTIATVRALLEDIVRRQLVADVPRCTLLSGGLDSSAMTALAARQLAVHGEKVRSFAVDFVGQADHFVADELRATPDAPFVHDVARACATDHQDIVLDAQALADLDVRAKVIRARDLPMGLGDMDTSLYLLFQAIREQSTVALSGESADEVFGGYQQFFDEEARRADTFPWLVRYGRDWGEDADVLRPDLTETLDLKAYVADGYRTAVADIARLEGESDFEYRMRQICHLHLTRFVRVLLDRKDRTSMAVGLEVRVPFCDHRLVEYVYNTPWALKSFDGREKSLLREAAADLIPKSVYDRVKSPYPSTQDPKYALALQEHAKDLLARPSHPVFDLVDRERLRRAAHRDTPQITQASRHGLERALDLALWLDLYTPELSLT from the coding sequence ATGTGCGGCATCACCGGGTGGGTTTCCTACGACCGTGATCTGCGGACCGAGACCGCGACACTGGATGCGATGACGCGGACCATGGCCTGCCGGGGTCCCGACGACAGCGGCACCTGGATCGGCGGCGCGGCCGCCCTCGGCCACCGCAGGCTCGCGATCATCGACCTGCCCGGCGGACGCCAGCCGATGACCGCCGAGACCCCGGAGGGCACCGTCGCGCTCGTGTACTCGGGGGAGACCTACAACTTCACCGAGCTGCGCCGTGAGCTGACCGCCCTGGGCCACCGCTTCACCACCGACTCCGACACCGAGGTCGTTCTGCGCGCCTACCTCGAGTGGGGCGACGGACTCGCCGAGCGCCTCAACGGCATGTACGCCTTCGCCGTCTGGGACGGCCGCCGCGACACACTCGTGATGATCCGCGACCGCATGGGCATCAAGCCCTTCTACTACCACCCGACCTCCGACGGCGTCCTCTTCGGCTCGGAACCCAAGGCGATCCTCGCCAACCCGCTGGCCCCCGCCCGCGTCCGCCTCGACGGGCTGCGGGAGCTGCTCGCACTGGTCAAGACGCCCGGGCACGCCGTCTGGGACGGCATGCGCGAGGTGGAGCCCGGCACCGTCGTCACGGTCGACCGGCAGGGCGTACACCGGCGCGTCTACTGGCGGTTGGAGACCCGGCCGCACACCGACGACCGCGACACCACCATCGCCACCGTCCGCGCGCTGCTCGAGGACATCGTGCGCCGCCAGCTCGTCGCCGACGTACCGCGCTGCACCCTGCTGTCGGGCGGCCTCGACTCCTCCGCGATGACCGCGCTCGCCGCCCGGCAACTGGCCGTGCACGGCGAGAAGGTGCGCAGCTTCGCCGTGGACTTCGTCGGACAGGCCGACCACTTCGTCGCCGACGAACTGCGCGCCACCCCCGACGCGCCGTTCGTGCACGACGTGGCCCGTGCCTGCGCCACCGACCACCAGGACATCGTGCTCGACGCCCAGGCCCTCGCCGACCTCGACGTACGCGCCAAGGTCATCCGCGCCCGCGACCTGCCGATGGGTCTGGGGGACATGGACACCTCGCTCTACCTGCTGTTCCAGGCGATCCGCGAGCAGTCCACCGTCGCGCTGTCCGGGGAGTCCGCCGACGAGGTCTTCGGCGGCTACCAGCAGTTCTTCGACGAGGAGGCACGCCGCGCCGACACCTTCCCCTGGCTGGTCCGCTACGGCCGGGACTGGGGCGAGGACGCCGACGTCCTGCGCCCCGACCTCACCGAGACCCTGGACCTCAAGGCATACGTCGCCGACGGTTACCGCACGGCCGTCGCGGACATCGCGCGCCTGGAGGGCGAGAGCGACTTCGAGTACCGGATGCGGCAGATCTGCCACCTGCACCTGACCCGCTTCGTACGGGTCCTGCTCGATCGCAAGGACCGTACGAGCATGGCGGTCGGCCTGGAGGTGCGGGTGCCGTTCTGCGACCACCGGCTCGTCGAGTACGTCTACAACACGCCCTGGGCGCTGAAGTCCTTCGACGGACGCGAGAAGAGCCTGCTGCGGGAGGCGGCCGCGGACCTGATCCCGAAGTCCGTGTACGACAGGGTCAAGAGCCCCTACCCCTCCACCCAGGACCCCAAGTACGCCCTCGCCCTCCAGGAACACGCGAAGGACCTCCTCGCCCGCCCCTCGCACCCCGTGTTCGACCTGGTCGACCGCGAACGGCTGCGCCGGGCCGCCCACCGCGACACCCCGCAGATCACCCAGGCCTCGCGCCACGGCCTGGAACGGGCCCTGGACCTGGCCCTCTGGCTGGACCTCTACACCCCGGAGCTCTCCCTCACCTGA